A section of the Bacteroidota bacterium genome encodes:
- a CDS encoding S8 family serine peptidase, protein MVCTYTRRYCFVALLALVSSASWGQTPKPKLVTAPSPSASPVIASDKTATHSAWSFLSLGATHADAFEHEHPTYDGRGVIIFIFDTGVDPGVAGLLTTSEGTHKVIDVHDFSGTGDVSFEEAIREGDVLRHGSASGVNVQPTTVLRGLNSISAKPADGKYYYASLSEKRFQNGLSDLNFNGKGTDNFGVLLFQDAVSTGGSGHWVAYVDSDGDGDLTGERQLTNYHERFDTFEFHSPDSVASSGKHLTGAVNIFPDRHLVSIYFDDGSHGTHVAGIAAGHDIDNEPGFNGVAPGAEIIACKFADNNAGGVTVSGSMQQAFQLAAETATTQPKPVVVNMSFGIGNELEGSSVMDLWLDSLLAATPNLTVCISAGNEGPGLSSVGLPGSADRVITSGAALPDDAARDLYSIYINHPVLFDFSSRGGELAKPDIVSPGTAVSTVPDYVGGDRYNGTSMSSPYTAGCAAVLLSAMKQAFPDWQTNAFAIKRAMMLSAKHIEGALPPDEGYGMIDIPAAFELLSRWQKRGSMPLPVQVEAAIPSAIRSGTAAYFRAGNYPIDGDRESFTVFPEESSGAGVRQRALGMDAFDLVSDAAWMTPVESSIYRRGSGAMTVDVRYNAKLLQKPGLYSGRIWGYEKGHEHIRGEARFELWSTIAVPYTFSDDNQYRVTLRDIKMAPGEVEREFFKMPPGAVAAKVTLSTRDQNGACTARIFDNDGHEFSGLSLRRGSAQRSTTEYVTGRELQPGVMEIDLSRTMASEDEREMPVDLTFEVQPLSVTASASIDLDQLPVIRSVVANPSERTFSAQPDATVLGYERTFDTLISSSDSFVLPFAARAGERAVLFDVSLPAADYDLFTDITCQVLRPDSSAVFNSAFDYRRKLVPVNLSGSMSSTEAADADDSTLSGGEESSANGQASIGDRSAPYTLFIRGGLALPDRAHPWHLRIHEMRYLQNEQDLTSAPSMLRLSPYQSGELELRSEKPMMHPPKGYRFIGQIELKKNEQEEIRIPIEF, encoded by the coding sequence ATGGTTTGCACATATACACGTCGGTACTGTTTCGTCGCGCTCCTCGCACTCGTCAGCTCGGCATCGTGGGGTCAGACTCCAAAGCCGAAACTGGTGACTGCTCCTAGTCCAAGCGCATCTCCTGTCATCGCTTCGGACAAGACAGCAACGCATTCGGCGTGGAGCTTTCTCTCACTTGGCGCGACGCATGCGGATGCCTTTGAGCACGAACACCCGACGTATGATGGCCGAGGCGTGATCATTTTTATTTTCGATACCGGGGTTGATCCGGGCGTAGCCGGTTTGCTCACAACGAGCGAGGGTACGCACAAAGTCATCGATGTTCATGACTTCTCCGGAACGGGGGATGTCTCATTCGAAGAAGCTATTCGAGAGGGCGATGTTTTAAGACATGGCTCCGCCAGTGGCGTGAATGTTCAGCCGACCACAGTGCTTCGAGGACTGAATTCTATTTCTGCCAAGCCGGCAGACGGAAAATATTACTATGCATCGTTATCGGAGAAGCGGTTTCAGAACGGGCTCAGCGATCTGAACTTCAATGGCAAAGGAACAGACAACTTTGGTGTGCTGCTTTTTCAAGATGCGGTCAGTACCGGTGGTTCGGGACATTGGGTTGCCTACGTCGATTCCGATGGGGATGGTGACTTGACCGGCGAGCGGCAGTTGACTAATTACCACGAGCGGTTCGATACATTCGAGTTTCACTCGCCGGACTCTGTCGCCTCGAGCGGCAAGCATCTGACTGGGGCCGTGAATATTTTCCCCGATCGGCATCTTGTCTCGATCTACTTCGATGATGGTAGTCATGGGACTCATGTCGCAGGAATCGCGGCTGGCCATGATATTGATAATGAGCCCGGTTTTAATGGTGTGGCGCCTGGCGCGGAAATCATTGCCTGCAAGTTCGCCGATAACAATGCCGGTGGTGTAACAGTAAGTGGCTCGATGCAACAGGCCTTTCAATTGGCCGCAGAGACAGCGACAACGCAGCCAAAGCCTGTTGTTGTCAACATGAGCTTTGGGATAGGCAACGAGTTAGAGGGCAGCAGCGTCATGGACTTGTGGTTGGATAGTTTGCTCGCCGCGACTCCCAACCTTACGGTGTGTATCTCGGCGGGTAACGAAGGCCCCGGGCTCTCAAGCGTTGGTTTGCCTGGCTCGGCCGATCGCGTGATCACAAGCGGTGCCGCACTCCCGGACGATGCGGCGCGAGACCTCTACAGTATTTATATCAATCATCCTGTCCTTTTCGATTTTTCGTCTCGTGGAGGTGAACTCGCCAAACCCGATATTGTCTCGCCCGGAACGGCGGTCAGTACGGTGCCGGACTATGTGGGTGGCGATCGGTATAATGGGACCAGCATGTCTTCGCCATATACGGCGGGATGCGCGGCCGTGCTGCTATCGGCAATGAAGCAGGCTTTTCCGGATTGGCAGACGAATGCTTTTGCCATAAAACGCGCAATGATGCTTTCGGCCAAGCACATCGAGGGTGCATTGCCACCCGATGAAGGATACGGAATGATCGATATCCCGGCCGCCTTTGAATTACTCTCGCGCTGGCAGAAGCGTGGATCCATGCCGCTGCCGGTTCAGGTTGAGGCCGCCATCCCATCGGCGATTCGGAGCGGTACGGCAGCATATTTTCGTGCCGGAAATTATCCAATCGATGGGGACCGCGAGAGTTTTACGGTCTTTCCGGAAGAGTCAAGTGGCGCGGGGGTGCGCCAGCGCGCGCTGGGAATGGACGCCTTCGATCTTGTCAGCGATGCTGCCTGGATGACCCCTGTTGAATCGAGTATCTACCGTCGCGGCTCGGGCGCGATGACTGTGGATGTCCGCTACAATGCCAAGTTGCTCCAAAAGCCCGGCCTCTATTCCGGCAGGATCTGGGGATACGAAAAAGGACATGAGCATATCCGCGGAGAAGCTCGCTTCGAACTCTGGAGTACTATCGCGGTGCCTTACACATTCTCTGATGATAATCAGTATCGTGTGACATTGCGGGATATCAAGATGGCACCGGGAGAAGTTGAGCGAGAATTCTTTAAAATGCCGCCGGGTGCTGTTGCCGCGAAGGTGACGCTTTCAACGCGCGATCAGAACGGTGCATGCACTGCCAGAATATTCGATAATGATGGCCATGAGTTTTCCGGGCTTTCGCTTCGTCGTGGTTCGGCCCAGCGTTCCACAACGGAATACGTTACGGGTCGCGAACTTCAGCCTGGTGTGATGGAGATCGATCTCTCTCGCACCATGGCCTCGGAGGACGAACGGGAGATGCCCGTGGATCTTACATTCGAGGTACAACCACTGTCTGTTACCGCCTCGGCCAGTATCGATCTCGACCAACTTCCCGTTATCCGCTCGGTTGTCGCAAATCCAAGCGAGCGCACTTTCTCAGCACAGCCAGATGCGACGGTGCTCGGTTATGAACGGACCTTCGACACCCTTATTTCTTCGAGTGATTCGTTTGTTCTGCCATTCGCGGCGAGGGCAGGGGAGCGCGCGGTGCTCTTTGATGTCTCGTTGCCGGCCGCGGATTACGACCTCTTCACTGACATCACCTGCCAGGTGCTTCGTCCGGATTCGAGCGCCGTATTCAATTCAGCGTTTGACTATCGCAGAAAATTGGTGCCGGTCAATCTCTCCGGGAGCATGTCAAGCACGGAAGCGGCAGATGCGGATGATTCCACACTGTCTGGCGGTGAAGAATCTAGTGCGAACGGGCAAGCGTCAATTGGCGATCGCTCAGCACCATATACTCTCTTTATTCGTGGTGGATTGGCATTGCCCGATCGCGCCCATCCCTGGCATCTGCGCATCCATGAGATGAGATACCTGCAAAACGAACAGGACCTGACCTCGGCACCAAGTATGCTTCGGCTATCACCCTATCAATCGGGCGAGTTGGAACTGCGTTCGGAGAAGCCGATGATGCATCCTCCAAAGGGATATCGTTTTATCGGTCAGATCGAATTGAAGAAGAACGAGCAGGAAGAAATCCGGATACCGATCGAATTTTAG
- the dprA gene encoding DNA-processing protein DprA, translating into METTELTCYLALHLASGIGSRRLLALHEYFGSAERAIYAKHQEWMQVPGFGRGIADSLLASRDNALDQAAKQIARLPADTSIVTYYEETYPALLKSIDAPPALLFVCGNVQLLKAERTIAIVGSRKTSDYGRRAARELAERFARDGVTVVSGFAKGIDTQAHEATFEAGGSTIAILGSGVDVIYPTSNKQFATQLIESGRGIIASELPLGANPDARNFPWRNRIVSGLARATVVVESESDGGSMITASIAYNEKRDVYAIPGDLYRTSSSGPNRLIRESRARIATSPEQILTELGWSNGANKQEKKKPLDRTGLSMFEARIIDVLDAAGGPLVIDQIAERSGFEVQDLFMQLFSLEMKNLIRPMAGKQYTLSV; encoded by the coding sequence GTGGAAACGACCGAACTCACGTGCTATCTTGCCCTCCATCTGGCCAGCGGCATAGGGTCCCGGCGATTACTAGCGCTCCATGAGTACTTTGGCAGTGCAGAGCGTGCGATCTATGCGAAGCATCAAGAGTGGATGCAGGTCCCAGGATTTGGGAGGGGAATTGCCGATAGTTTATTGGCGTCACGCGATAACGCACTCGATCAAGCCGCGAAACAGATCGCACGATTACCGGCGGACACATCGATTGTCACTTATTATGAGGAGACTTATCCGGCTTTGTTGAAATCGATTGATGCACCTCCCGCTTTGCTCTTTGTGTGTGGCAACGTCCAGCTGTTGAAGGCTGAGAGAACGATCGCTATAGTTGGCTCACGCAAGACAAGTGACTACGGGCGCCGGGCGGCACGGGAACTTGCCGAGCGGTTCGCACGGGATGGTGTGACCGTGGTGAGCGGGTTTGCGAAAGGAATCGACACGCAAGCCCATGAGGCTACGTTTGAAGCGGGAGGGAGTACGATCGCGATCCTTGGTTCGGGAGTTGATGTAATATATCCGACGTCGAACAAACAATTTGCCACGCAACTCATTGAAAGTGGCCGGGGAATAATAGCGAGCGAACTTCCGCTCGGCGCAAATCCCGATGCGCGGAATTTCCCATGGCGAAACCGGATTGTCAGTGGACTTGCCCGCGCGACGGTTGTCGTTGAAAGTGAATCGGATGGTGGCTCGATGATCACGGCATCCATCGCATACAACGAGAAGCGCGACGTGTATGCGATTCCCGGAGATTTGTACCGAACGTCGAGCAGTGGGCCGAATCGGCTGATCCGAGAGTCTCGCGCTCGGATCGCAACCAGTCCCGAGCAGATATTAACCGAACTTGGCTGGTCAAACGGTGCTAACAAGCAAGAAAAGAAGAAGCCACTCGATCGCACAGGGCTCTCAATGTTTGAAGCAAGAATTATCGACGTTTTGGATGCGGCCGGTGGGCCGCTCGTCATCGATCAAATCGCCGAGCGATCTGGATTCGAGGTGCAAGATCTCTTCATGCAGCTATTTTCACTCGAAATGAAGAACCTCATTCGGCCAATGGCCGGTAAGCAATACACGCTTTCCGTATAA
- the aat gene encoding leucyl/phenylalanyl-tRNA--protein transferase yields the protein MMRHSSNTFVTPEVILNAYYQGFFPMALEGGEIGFYAYQTRGIVPLDDRFTVRKSLRQILRREDYQITFDTEPRAVLQGCSRIGEIPAYELWLSDELIEHYLSLFNLGRVHTVEVWRGGNLIGGLYGLTFGAAFCGESMFSRAPYASQIALVHLVEHLRQRGYELLDAQQSTAHLRQFGLYECGQMEYLEAFHKAAAIGANF from the coding sequence ATGATGCGGCATTCCAGCAACACGTTCGTTACGCCGGAGGTAATCCTGAATGCGTATTATCAAGGCTTTTTCCCGATGGCGCTCGAAGGCGGCGAGATTGGATTCTATGCGTATCAAACTCGCGGCATCGTCCCGCTTGATGATCGGTTCACTGTTCGCAAATCGTTGCGGCAGATCCTCCGGCGCGAAGATTACCAGATTACATTCGACACCGAGCCTCGAGCGGTCCTCCAGGGCTGCTCTCGCATCGGTGAGATTCCTGCATATGAACTCTGGCTCTCAGATGAACTCATCGAACATTACCTGTCGCTATTCAATCTGGGTCGTGTCCACACCGTCGAAGTGTGGCGCGGGGGCAACCTGATCGGCGGACTTTACGGCCTCACCTTTGGCGCTGCATTTTGTGGAGAGTCCATGTTCTCACGGGCTCCCTATGCCTCGCAAATTGCGCTGGTCCATCTGGTCGAGCACTTACGACAACGTGGCTATGAACTTCTGGACGCGCAACAATCCACTGCACATCTCAGACAGTTTGGCTTATATGAGTGCGGCCAGATGGAATACCTTGAAGCATTCCACAAGGCCGCTGCAATCGGTGCGAATTTTTGA
- a CDS encoding DUF1761 domain-containing protein — MANINWLAVLVASLVFFFFGSLWYQVLFRKLWARESGIKMDNPPSGSAMMKMMLKSFLGNLLTVIAVALLISYAHGGGCVRSMKIGAVAGFGIAGGSLWINYNWHGKSATLWAIDIGYMTIGCVLAAAIVGTW, encoded by the coding sequence ATGGCAAACATCAACTGGCTTGCAGTCCTGGTAGCCTCGCTTGTGTTCTTCTTCTTTGGCTCGCTGTGGTATCAGGTTCTCTTTCGCAAACTTTGGGCACGGGAATCGGGGATCAAAATGGATAATCCGCCGTCAGGCTCGGCGATGATGAAGATGATGCTCAAGAGCTTTCTTGGCAATCTTCTCACAGTGATTGCCGTCGCACTCCTCATCAGCTATGCGCACGGCGGCGGATGTGTCCGCAGCATGAAGATTGGTGCCGTTGCAGGGTTTGGCATCGCTGGCGGATCACTTTGGATCAACTATAACTGGCACGGCAAATCAGCAACACTGTGGGCGATCGATATTGGCTATATGACGATTGGCTGCGTGCTCGCCGCCGCGATCGTTGGGACCTGGTAG
- a CDS encoding OmpA family protein, producing the protein MISRALALSVLILAVSLPCLGQDGGHPELEKRRSIAGRDAAHTGLQSVLGNLRFTIKNVDITHFPELSVIFSASNARNEFIRTLRKEDLIVLENGQQRPILSLDLVSGENRVPIDIVFVIDQTASMGDVIESVKDNVNRFAEELRGHGFDFRLGLIRFSDVVEWVSPTTTDDVGEFEKWVGAIHAEGGGDPKENALEGLHAIAGMPLRPIALRLAVLVTDAQCHLQGEQGDGTTDFTMKSMGDWLYEREVRLLTVTPPEYPEYHELASLTEGASFDLGQTFAGTIVDMASNITSLYALRYLSQSTLAPDSVRIDLMRAEDRSPLASRKLLAMEPGRRFVFEDLQFGPNQTQLVNEFIPELERVVRLMHVRPAMRIRIEGHADSTGIPDVNWKISSERAVAVKRYLMQSGIAPDRLETLGYGATRPIASNATETGRRLNRRIEFLILAK; encoded by the coding sequence ATGATATCCCGAGCGCTTGCCCTTAGTGTCCTTATTCTCGCTGTGAGTTTGCCCTGTCTTGGCCAAGATGGAGGGCATCCTGAACTCGAAAAGCGCCGCAGCATCGCCGGCCGCGATGCCGCGCATACGGGACTCCAGTCAGTTCTGGGTAATTTGCGGTTCACGATCAAGAATGTTGATATTACGCACTTTCCTGAATTGAGCGTGATCTTTTCTGCTTCGAACGCCAGAAATGAATTTATCCGCACGCTTCGCAAAGAGGACTTGATCGTTCTCGAAAATGGCCAGCAACGGCCGATTTTATCCTTGGATTTGGTCAGCGGGGAGAATCGAGTCCCGATCGATATTGTATTTGTGATCGATCAGACTGCCTCGATGGGCGACGTAATTGAAAGTGTCAAGGACAACGTCAATCGCTTTGCGGAGGAACTTCGGGGACATGGCTTCGACTTCCGGTTGGGGCTCATCCGATTTAGTGACGTCGTTGAGTGGGTCAGTCCAACGACGACAGATGATGTCGGCGAGTTCGAAAAATGGGTTGGCGCAATACATGCAGAGGGCGGCGGCGATCCGAAGGAGAATGCTCTTGAGGGGCTTCATGCGATTGCCGGGATGCCGTTGCGTCCGATCGCACTTCGTCTCGCGGTCCTTGTCACGGACGCGCAGTGTCACTTGCAGGGTGAGCAAGGGGATGGGACTACGGACTTTACGATGAAGTCCATGGGGGATTGGCTTTACGAGCGGGAAGTCCGGTTGCTCACGGTCACGCCACCTGAATACCCGGAATACCATGAACTGGCAAGCCTGACCGAAGGCGCAAGCTTCGATCTTGGACAGACCTTTGCGGGGACGATAGTTGATATGGCCAGCAATATTACGAGCTTGTACGCGCTTCGGTACCTCTCGCAATCGACATTGGCGCCGGATTCGGTTCGGATCGATCTCATGCGAGCCGAGGATCGCTCGCCGCTCGCTTCGCGCAAGCTCCTGGCCATGGAGCCGGGACGACGATTTGTGTTCGAAGATCTTCAGTTCGGCCCAAACCAGACTCAGTTGGTGAATGAGTTCATTCCAGAACTTGAACGTGTGGTTCGGCTGATGCACGTCCGTCCCGCCATGCGAATTCGGATTGAAGGGCACGCGGACTCAACTGGAATTCCGGATGTGAATTGGAAAATATCGAGTGAACGCGCGGTAGCGGTTAAACGATACCTAATGCAGAGTGGGATTGCCCCGGACCGTCTCGAAACGCTCGGGTACGGCGCAACTCGGCCGATTGCTTCCAATGCTACTGAGACGGGTCGTCGGTTGAATCGAAGAATAGAGTTTCTTATTTTGGCGAAATAG
- a CDS encoding T9SS type A sorting domain-containing protein, protein MAVAPSVRSQAGFSSTVQSFRHAPFGNGEQMFGRDFWFAPIHQSADPSSYFALYVASPDSGTVHVQLGNTGPSLSTRVIAHRDTTLLLPAAWILGSSGVVEAKGIHVWSLDADLTCHFLSNVGYSADGTYLIPTLGLGTEYVVAAYAALFMGSGNGAVDYPSEFSVVATQDNTTVTITPTSDIRMEKSSGACCSCVYAPQGQPIQVVMNRGDAIQCKTTCASDCDNYDLTGTVIRSTQPVGVIGGSDCPNIPCDFAYCDHVCHMLPTVDSWGKTYYSVPFFQSAGQPPQHNASTFLVIATKPGQVIRRQNQVYFSSSKAFDFYWRSDVDQSSTWSSDQPFLLVQYHNSASYPDNVDGSGDPSEVVLTPKEEYMKSILFQAPVTIGKNGSFVNYANIIAHSGDQNVLLDGSNAKKYTQIYIDGICVGYRATVSPGAHSVTSDSGVTVYCYGYGTYESYAWSGALGVVSQITSDSIPPLASVSPLTCQIVRITVVDSGQNASKLQGYKIDSAVNLQLNPDVPTTNGDSIALYDATVLDPASPGLLRARFYDLAGNWTTVTLGYAPTTSARVGPLQQSFGSADSGHCTYRYDTIINNGVGTFTFTNLKLTRGNQGFTIDSADTSPLPFGKSHLIKLCFRPISAATVTDTLELTAQCGKIIGALTGNGGPTNFIVTDHDFDTVIVGSMVSGVASIINQSTLSFISIDSVWLESPGFFQILPNQAGHVAPPQFLIAPQASDTVQFQFVTSSLSALGPYETKWHALSRAIMGQGETGIRTGTLTAFVTAPQASVLHSELKAVTLSVSPNPARDELWVRIIGGSTTRAMLPVLRLYDILGRALAIQQTPMLSGDGVVLNLSSLEDGVYYLKAMTGDLNMMRRIVIQR, encoded by the coding sequence ATGGCAGTTGCACCCTCGGTCCGCTCGCAAGCGGGCTTCTCCTCCACGGTCCAATCGTTCAGGCATGCCCCTTTTGGAAATGGCGAACAGATGTTTGGCCGGGATTTCTGGTTCGCACCGATCCATCAGAGCGCCGATCCGAGCAGCTATTTCGCTCTATACGTCGCTTCGCCGGACTCCGGAACTGTCCACGTACAGCTTGGAAATACTGGTCCATCGCTAAGCACCAGGGTCATTGCCCATCGTGATACGACACTACTGCTACCGGCCGCTTGGATTCTCGGTTCGAGCGGGGTCGTCGAGGCGAAGGGCATTCATGTGTGGTCTCTCGATGCGGACCTTACTTGTCACTTCCTTTCCAATGTGGGATATAGCGCGGATGGCACATACCTGATCCCAACTCTTGGCCTTGGTACCGAATACGTCGTGGCGGCATACGCGGCGCTTTTTATGGGATCGGGAAATGGGGCGGTGGATTACCCTTCAGAGTTTAGTGTCGTGGCAACTCAGGATAATACAACAGTAACGATAACGCCGACCTCGGATATCCGCATGGAAAAGTCCAGCGGTGCTTGTTGCAGTTGCGTCTACGCCCCTCAGGGACAGCCCATTCAAGTCGTCATGAATCGAGGCGATGCCATCCAATGCAAGACAACCTGCGCTTCCGATTGCGATAATTATGATTTAACAGGGACTGTGATACGGTCAACCCAGCCGGTCGGCGTGATCGGCGGCTCGGATTGCCCGAACATCCCATGCGATTTCGCATACTGCGATCACGTCTGTCACATGCTGCCCACCGTAGACTCTTGGGGCAAGACTTACTACAGCGTGCCTTTCTTCCAATCCGCAGGGCAACCCCCGCAACACAATGCTTCAACGTTTCTCGTTATCGCTACTAAGCCTGGACAGGTAATTCGTCGGCAGAATCAGGTCTACTTTTCATCTTCAAAAGCATTCGACTTCTATTGGCGGAGTGACGTCGATCAGAGCAGCACCTGGTCATCAGATCAGCCATTCTTGCTGGTTCAGTATCATAATAGCGCATCCTATCCTGATAATGTGGATGGCTCGGGCGACCCGTCGGAGGTTGTTCTCACACCGAAAGAAGAGTATATGAAGTCCATTCTGTTTCAGGCTCCTGTGACAATTGGGAAAAATGGTTCTTTTGTCAATTATGCGAACATCATCGCGCATAGTGGCGACCAAAACGTCCTGTTAGATGGGAGCAACGCCAAGAAATACACGCAGATTTATATTGATGGCATTTGCGTGGGCTATAGAGCCACCGTATCGCCAGGCGCTCACTCCGTCACGTCCGATTCTGGTGTGACGGTATACTGTTACGGCTATGGCACGTATGAATCGTATGCGTGGTCGGGCGCACTCGGAGTCGTTTCGCAGATCACATCGGATTCGATTCCACCATTAGCATCTGTGAGTCCGCTCACATGTCAGATCGTCCGGATAACCGTTGTCGATTCTGGTCAGAATGCGTCGAAGCTTCAAGGATACAAAATCGATAGCGCAGTAAATCTGCAACTGAATCCCGACGTACCGACCACGAACGGTGATTCAATCGCGCTCTATGATGCAACGGTACTCGATCCGGCGAGTCCGGGTTTGCTGCGTGCGCGTTTCTATGACTTGGCCGGCAACTGGACAACGGTCACGCTCGGCTACGCACCGACCACATCAGCACGTGTGGGGCCACTGCAACAAAGCTTCGGCTCAGCGGACAGCGGGCATTGCACCTATCGATACGATACGATCATAAATAACGGCGTCGGAACATTTACGTTCACGAACCTCAAACTCACGCGGGGCAATCAAGGCTTCACGATCGATAGCGCGGATACTTCCCCACTCCCCTTCGGGAAGAGTCATCTGATCAAGCTTTGCTTCCGGCCCATTTCGGCTGCCACGGTGACGGATACGCTGGAGCTTACCGCTCAATGCGGTAAGATAATTGGAGCACTAACCGGCAATGGCGGACCGACGAACTTCATCGTGACCGATCACGACTTTGACACCGTGATTGTAGGATCGATGGTTTCGGGCGTGGCTTCCATCATCAACCAGTCGACGCTCTCGTTCATTAGCATCGATTCCGTCTGGCTTGAGAGTCCAGGCTTTTTCCAGATCCTGCCAAATCAGGCCGGACACGTCGCGCCGCCTCAGTTTCTCATCGCACCACAAGCTTCGGATACCGTTCAATTTCAATTCGTGACTTCCAGCTTGTCGGCGTTGGGACCATACGAAACGAAGTGGCATGCCCTCAGTCGGGCGATCATGGGACAAGGTGAAACCGGCATCCGGACCGGAACACTCACCGCATTCGTGACGGCACCACAAGCCAGCGTTCTGCATTCGGAGCTAAAGGCGGTGACTCTTTCGGTCTCGCCCAATCCGGCCCGTGATGAACTTTGGGTGCGAATCATCGGTGGGAGTACCACGCGTGCCATGCTACCAGTACTTCGACTCTATGATATTCTTGGACGGGCGTTGGCAATCCAACAGACTCCGATGCTCTCAGGAGATGGAGTTGTCCTCAATCTTAGTAGCTTGGAAGATGGTGTCTACTACCTCAAAGCGATGACAGGCGATCTCAACATGATGCGGAGGATTGTGATTCAGCGGTGA